The following coding sequences lie in one Spodoptera frugiperda isolate SF20-4 chromosome 24, AGI-APGP_CSIRO_Sfru_2.0, whole genome shotgun sequence genomic window:
- the LOC126912301 gene encoding serine protease snake-like — MFKILFLFCFCVVVKSQECTHTGNGQKGRCVNMKDCPTAVRDLKFKIYPQICSFNGSSKIPNICCLEEAKNVTAILGPDAKISNSDDQGLCSLFVSDAPYYSKKPKNVPETSKAWNKCLEYQAKIKLPCKNGTKEFAPYCGRREQLIVGGGGIDAEKDEYPHMALLTYGKEFMTSVFGCGGSLISEKYVLTAGHCSATAKGVPVSFAVFGLLRSEEMHRSPEGNIRGVQRIIRHPEHKPPATYHDIALLELNREIIFSPSIRPACLQVEDVFEQRAYASGWGLLGYRQSNANVLQNIPLWRVTDEDCKAKYLTHRTFKDGLDNATQICYGDDGLVRDTCSGDSGGPLQVRNENVFCTHLILGVTSFGKFRCGQIGTPGVYTKVPHYVPWIESVVWP, encoded by the exons atgtttaaaattttgtttttattttgtttctgtgTTGTGGTGAAGTCGCAAg AATGCACACACACAGGCAACGGTCAGAAGGGAAGATGTGTGAACATGAAGGATTGTCCGACTGCCGTCAGGgatttgaaattcaaaatatatcctcag ATTTGTTCATTCAACGGATCATCTAAAATACCTAACATTTGCTGTCTAGAAGAAGCTAAGAATGTTACAGc GATCCTGGGTCCAGACGCGAAGATCTCAAATTCAGATGACCAGGGACTCTGTTCTCTCTTTGTCTCCGACGCACCATACTACAGTAAGAAACCAAAAAATGTGCCAGAAACATCAAAAGCTTGGAATA AGTGCCTCGAGTAccaagcaaaaataaaactaccatgtaAAAATGGTACTAAAGAGTTTGCCCCATATTGTGGAAGACGGGAGCAACTCATTGTGGGAGGAGGGGGGATAGATGCTGAGAAAGACGAATATCCACATAtg GCGTTGCTGACGTACGGTAAAGAGTTTATGACGTCAGTGTTTGGGTGTGGAGGCTCCCTGATAAGCGAGAAGTATGTTCTAACCGCTGGTCACTGCAGTGCTACTGCTAAAGG GGTTCCAGTTTCGTTCGCTGTATTTGGCCTCCTCCGCTCTGAAGAGATGCACAGATCACCCGAGGGTAATATTCGAGGGGTGCAGCGGATTATCAGGCATCCAGAGCACAAGCCACCCGCCACGTACCACGACATAGCGCTGCTAGAACTAAATAGAGA GATCATCTTCAGTCCAAGCATCAGGCCTGCGTGCTTGCAAGTCGAGGATGTCTTCGAGCAGAGAGCGTACGCTTCAGGCTGGGGGCTTTTAGGGTACAGGCAGTCCAACGCGAATGTGTTACAAAAC ATACCTTTGTGGAGAGTCACGGATGAGGATTGTAAAGCCAAGTATTTGACACATAGGACTTTTAAAGATGGACTGGATAATGCGACGCAAATATGCTATGGAGACGACGGATTAGTCAGAGATACATGCTCA ggTGACAGCGGTGGACCTCTGCAGGTCAGAAACGAGAATGTATTCTGCACCCATCTGATACTGGGAGTGACCTCATTTGGCAAGTTTCGCTGCGGACAAATCGGCACTCCCGGAGTGTACACCAAGGTCCCTCACTACGTTCCATGGATTGAGAGCGTTGTGTGGCcctaa